One segment of Paenibacillus rhizovicinus DNA contains the following:
- a CDS encoding sensor histidine kinase yields MTYKRIKWLILWTPTLTVAIWEYLRHTLLLPYLSMGLGNALTPVIVITVTATLLIKLFNMLEDTQETLQRSKSAEAAFMEREQLARELHDGISQSLFLVSVKLDKLEHAKDPGHAAETAQQLRRTVKHVYEDVRQSIAGLRSEPSRTDVQWMQAVREMADELALGGLNVELDWQLADSRLTGKEKVELLAIVREAMLNVRKHAGASGLTVRAVPGDGLSDEAFRCTVSDDGIGAEPGQLLAKGRYGVRMMQGRAAAMGWQFTVCRADEGGTVVEVVKRG; encoded by the coding sequence ATGACATACAAGCGCATCAAATGGCTTATTCTGTGGACGCCGACGCTGACGGTCGCGATCTGGGAGTATTTGCGCCATACGCTGCTGCTGCCGTATCTGTCCATGGGCCTCGGCAACGCGCTTACTCCCGTCATTGTCATTACGGTGACGGCAACGCTGCTGATCAAGCTGTTCAACATGCTGGAGGATACCCAGGAGACGCTGCAGCGTTCCAAGTCGGCCGAAGCGGCTTTCATGGAACGCGAACAGCTGGCAAGGGAGCTGCATGACGGAATTTCGCAATCGCTGTTTCTGGTGTCGGTGAAGCTGGATAAATTGGAGCATGCCAAAGATCCCGGGCATGCGGCGGAGACGGCGCAGCAGCTGCGCCGAACGGTGAAGCATGTCTACGAGGACGTCAGGCAGTCGATCGCCGGCCTGCGCAGCGAGCCGTCCAGAACCGACGTCCAGTGGATGCAGGCGGTACGGGAAATGGCCGACGAGCTTGCGCTTGGCGGCTTGAACGTGGAGCTGGATTGGCAATTGGCCGACTCCAGGCTGACGGGCAAGGAGAAAGTAGAGCTGCTTGCCATCGTGCGCGAAGCGATGCTTAACGTGCGGAAGCATGCCGGCGCTTCCGGCTTGACGGTTCGGGCCGTTCCCGGGGATGGCCTGTCGGACGAGGCGTTCCGATGCACGGTCAGCGACGATGGAATCGGAGCGGAGCCGGGGCAGCTGCTGGCGAAGGGACGTTACGGCGTGCGGATGATGCAGGGACGCGCGGCCGCGATGGGCTGGCAGTTTACCGTATGCCGCGCCGACGAGGGCGGAACGGTCGTGGAAGTCGTGAAGAGAGGGTGA